In Pseudomonadota bacterium, one DNA window encodes the following:
- the ruvX gene encoding Holliday junction resolvase RuvX: protein MRIMGLDVGERKIGISLSDPTFSIALAHKVYRRSSMKEDLEEFKKIVENYDIKEIVIGLPKNLNGTIGKKAKEIINFAEEIEKYTLIPIALWDERFSTNEAHRILEMAQIKHKKRRPLLDMMASQIILQGYLDAHKKR from the coding sequence ATGCGTATCATGGGTCTTGATGTTGGCGAAAGGAAGATAGGGATTTCATTATCAGACCCTACTTTTAGCATAGCGCTGGCACACAAAGTCTACAGAAGAAGCTCAATGAAAGAGGATTTGGAAGAGTTTAAAAAGATTGTTGAAAATTATGATATCAAAGAAATTGTTATTGGATTACCAAAGAATCTAAACGGGACCATTGGGAAGAAGGCAAAGGAGATTATTAACTTTGCAGAAGAGATTGAAAAATATACACTCATTCCAATTGCTTTGTGGGATGAAAGGTTCAGCACAAACGAAGCACACAGAATACTGGAAATGGCGCAGATAAAACACAAAAAAAGAAGACCGCTCTTAGATATGATGGCATCACAGATCATACTTCAGGGATACCTGGATGCTCACAAAAAAAGATAA